From one Thermatribacter velox genomic stretch:
- a CDS encoding glycosyltransferase family 4 protein, producing MKNNLYSGKVVYLSTYPPTECGIATFTQDLAWAVAEHTSTAPAIISILQGENDFSHPQEVELTTRKNQLEDYIEAAHFANQNADVISVQHEYGIFGGKDGEMILHFLEHLEKPVVVTLHTILYEPTYNQRKILSRIGQYADRVVCMNSLAIPLLEEIYGIPREKIEMIHHGAPSKLMESKEDTKNQLGLQGKIVLSTFGLINRGKGIEYAIEALPRVVKKFPNVIYLILGATHPEVKKREGERYRKYLENMVAELGLEKHVRFVNQYLTKRDLIRYLMATDIYITPYLNPQQVVSGTLAYAMHFGKVIISTPYLYAKELLRDGRGIIVDFRDSKSIEEALWYLLSNPWRRYQIERKARIFGEQLSWSNVGKEYARLFDSVSSFLLAS from the coding sequence ATGAAAAATAATCTCTACTCGGGAAAAGTTGTTTACCTGTCTACTTATCCCCCAACTGAATGCGGTATTGCTACTTTTACTCAAGACCTTGCTTGGGCTGTGGCTGAACATACGTCTACAGCACCAGCAATTATCTCTATTCTGCAAGGGGAGAATGATTTTTCTCACCCTCAGGAAGTTGAGTTAACGACCAGGAAAAATCAACTGGAAGATTACATAGAAGCCGCTCATTTCGCCAATCAGAATGCAGACGTGATAAGCGTGCAGCACGAATATGGAATTTTTGGAGGCAAAGACGGAGAAATGATCCTGCACTTTCTGGAGCATCTCGAAAAACCAGTGGTAGTGACTTTGCACACCATTCTTTATGAGCCAACTTATAATCAGCGAAAGATTCTTTCCAGAATAGGGCAGTATGCAGACAGGGTAGTTTGCATGAATAGCCTGGCTATTCCCTTACTGGAAGAGATATACGGTATACCCCGGGAGAAAATCGAAATGATTCATCATGGAGCCCCTTCCAAGCTTATGGAAAGCAAGGAAGACACTAAGAACCAACTTGGGCTGCAAGGAAAAATTGTACTCTCTACTTTCGGTTTGATCAATCGCGGAAAGGGAATAGAGTATGCCATTGAAGCTTTGCCACGAGTGGTTAAAAAATTTCCTAATGTTATTTATCTGATCCTGGGTGCCACGCATCCTGAGGTCAAGAAGAGGGAAGGAGAGAGATATCGCAAATACCTCGAAAATATGGTTGCTGAACTGGGCCTTGAAAAACATGTACGCTTTGTCAACCAGTATCTCACAAAACGAGACCTGATCAGATACCTGATGGCTACTGATATTTACATAACGCCCTACCTCAATCCTCAGCAAGTAGTGAGTGGAACCCTGGCCTATGCCATGCACTTTGGTAAAGTAATTATTTCCACTCCTTATCTCTACGCGAAGGAACTGCTTCGTGATGGAAGAGGTATCATTGTTGATTTCCGAGATTCAAAGAGCATTGAAGAAGCACTGTGGTACCTTTTGAGTAATCCCTGGCGCAGGTATCAGATAGAACGTAAAGCCAGAATCTTTGGCGAGCAACTTTCTTGGAGCAATGTAGGCAAG
- a CDS encoding phosphomannose isomerase type II C-terminal cupin domain, with protein MRNRAVSEAFVQESLVPNPKEVKKPWGRFIQYTLNQPTTVKILEVNPGEILSLQSHNHRDELWVPLTSGAVVEIDGHVMNPGELEPVFIPRYTKHRLSAKDQKVRVLEISFGTFDEEDVVRYEDKYGRSTQNAQERRVEK; from the coding sequence TTGAGAAACAGAGCAGTTTCTGAAGCTTTTGTTCAAGAAAGCTTGGTACCTAATCCCAAGGAAGTGAAAAAGCCCTGGGGCAGGTTCATTCAATATACCCTGAATCAACCCACCACGGTAAAGATACTGGAAGTAAATCCAGGGGAAATTTTAAGTTTGCAGTCTCACAATCACCGAGACGAACTGTGGGTACCTCTTACCTCAGGTGCAGTAGTAGAAATTGACGGTCATGTTATGAATCCTGGGGAGCTGGAACCAGTTTTTATTCCCCGCTATACCAAACATCGTTTAAGTGCCAAGGATCAGAAAGTGCGAGTGCTGGAAATATCTTTCGGCACTTTTGACGAAGAGGATGTGGTCCGCTACGAGGATAAATATGGGAGGAGCACCCAAAACGCTCAGGAAAGGAGGGTAGAGAAATGA